The sequence GAGCAAGTGTGTTTTGTGCTTGTTTTCAGCGGCAGCAGCAACGACGTCGTCGAACGATGCAGCAGCTGTTGAAATGCTGACGTTGGCGATTGCACCAGTAGCCGCAGTTGTTGCTTAGCTAGTAGTTGTAGTAGTAGCAGTAGTTGTACTGTTGGTAGTTGTGGTGTTTGTTGGGAGACTACTTGAAGAACTTGCGCGTCGAAAAAGCAAACAAGTCTAGAAAAGATCGAAGAGGCTGAAGAGGTCTTTTTGGTGGTGGTGATAGTGGTGATTTTTTTGGTTGTGGTGATGGCTGTTGTGGTGGTGGTGGAGTTGATGGTTGCGCTAGGCTTAATAGTAGAGCTACTAGTAGAAGGTTGGTTAGATGAAGTTCTGTGGCGGAAGTTGCTGACGTGGAGTTTCATAGAAGAACTTGCCCTGAAATTTGGTTGATCACCGTTGGTTAAACTCGTTTGTATATAGTTTTTACATCTTAATATAATAATACAATTTTACAACTAAATATAGGTAAAAAAATCCCAACAGACTTTTGTCATTGTCATTTGCAACAAACAGGATAAATCGGATGAGCATTATCAACATAAGCATCAACAATTTCCGGTGGAAACGAAGTCATTGTCCACAGGAAATCACCAACACCCAGAGAAGCTCAAACCCAACCCTTCCTGTTTGTGATTTAATGCGACAAATTCTAATCATATCAAACGCAAGTGATTCGCTAACTCGTTAATGATTGTGACAGACCATCATTTTTTGAACATAAAGAAATGGAACGGTGAAattctatttttagagtttagttaCGTTTAGCGCTTAAAACCAATCATATTCAATGGTGGAATTTTCTGTTGATTTCCACACGATCGAAGAAAGaacgaaaaaacaacaaacatttaCCTGTACGAACGACGAGGCCGACGGGTACGGTCGTCACGGCGAGTACGACCGGAAGACATTTCCACCCGGATTCGGGTGCCACAGCATCTTctgttgaaaacaaaaaaaaaacaattggtaAATCCACACTCgcccaaaaacaaaacaaacgctTACGATCCGTCCAGCGAACGAACTGCGTCCTCAGCGTCACGTTTGTCCTCGAATTCAACGAAAGCGAAACCAGGCGGATTGCGGGCCACCCATACGTTCCGCAAGGGACCGTATTTGCCGAAGGCACTTTCGATTTCGTGTTTCGAAGCCGACGAACCCAGATTGCCAACGTAAACCTTACACTGCAGGTCCCATTCGCGATAACGTGCCATGTTTAGGAGATTTAGTTCCGCTGCTGCAAGGACGATCCTCTAGAGTACTGCTGACGTCAGAGCGACCCACAATCGTTAGTTTAATCAAAACAATCcatagaattaaaaaaatatattatttttacgtaaaaattatccgCATAAAGCATTTAAATTACAACCACTAAGCACAAACGACGGACTAAACTAAAAattcaacgaaaactagtgaccTTCTTAAATTACAAAATGGCTGTCCGATGTCGAAATCGCACACCtattagcattttttttctctccgcaAAATAGTAAGCAAACACAGGCAAATTCTTCGGAAATTTTACTTACCTCAAACTGTCTAGgaaataatttcacttttttGTTATATTCTGCAAGATTTGACCGTATCACAAGTAGTTTTCCTATATTTTACGCAGCTCGCGAACAATGGCGTGTGAACACTTCTTGCAgaagaaaaatatatttatgaACTTTTCGTCCAGCAAGCTGCAGGGTTGTAATTATTTCACGAATCTGacatttgaaaactactatagtTTACCTAGAGTGACTAAGAGCAATCTCAGCAGATGCAAGATTCTTataggtggtctataatgtaaatgaaactgaaacaaacgtatccccagcaatccattttagttttatatattcgaccagttctactgtcaaatttaaaactggtatacattgccgttctattttttctatatttgaaacacagataaaacgctgctggggctgccagttcattttgttataatttctagatttaaattttaaaacagacataaattatgcatctagaactagaacactcctgaatatacCCTAAGGCACTCTAAGTTTACCtataccaaagacatcatattaacaagatatccagctctcacatttcccgaacaaatcattggcaacatccttttttgcgtgtatggtgccctcaggcgagcccgcatcgaatctcgtacatagaagtaggggagcgaaatgtcaaattcatgcgcgccaaaacagcagcactgcgcactcatacaattgacataatatgttgaatgtgatgccgtgcgatggcgttgctgaactgaaaattgagatcgctccaagctgacagggtctgcctatACGGCAATGCCAATGTTGGCCACGAGGTAGCGAGGCagccaacttttttttcttattagtCCAGTGTGAAAGATTTTCAGCCACACTGAGAAAAACGACGAAGAAGTCACTCCTAGTTTCTTATACGCTCGAGTAAGATTTAGTCTAATTCGTAGAATATATGAAGAATTTAGAAAGATAAGTTGGTTAATGAATGTTTGGGATATTACAACGCATcagattagtttttttttcaaacttgggtATCAGATTTCCtcgatttaatacagatttatacagatctcacaaaaagtaagaaaaaaaacatttctgtctgagctatattttagtattttattacagtgacgagataaaagtctatcaatcaacggacaaataacaaattaatatggaaatctgttgttaaatccatttatattatcaTTTGGAATCAATTTGAACTtatattcaaggaagtaattgcatcatgaaactttactgaagtcaacaattttaaactatatggaattacaattcaattgttgtgaataaaaaaaaataaaaaaaaaactgaaatttcgTCGTTAAATATTCTTGTAAGCGCGGCAATGACTGGTTGAGTCTACCATCTGCAGGaactaaaaaacaaaataaaaaaaaagtaacgaaCAGAATCCACAATGTGGATCTTGAGatgtacactgaaaatcatttctacctacTTTGAGGAAatatcactcattgtcgagctcatCTAtacgctacccaaaattaggtcgtttcTTCTCAAACTTGGAGTTGATTGGTAAAAATACGTAGTGTGCTTTGTTATAGCATAAtacttgtactaaacttacatttacctaaatttcgaggtcatcactcgttacccaaaattggggagatacactttagttgattttgggtaggtttaatTAATGAGGTAAATTGTACAGAAAAGAACATGTCATATTCAATACATTTTATAACGCTAGAGTAGAAATTGTAATATActctaaccgacgacacgacctgccactcgtctatcaaaactgtatcgtaaatttaactacccctcagtaactggaaatgtcaaatcgaaaacgctagtgatttttttttttaaacttgcagcacaagttgatatatttatttattttgaataacagtcaccataaccttggttactgcatatcgaaggcaagatgaatgtaaacaaaataaatttcagatcggttattatattacggaacattttaatggatttacctgactcgagcggaatataaaaattgaggagtatgagttatgtcttttataaagccaagttaataattcaggtcttgacttggaaccgttgtgtgagaaggaagacatggaaatgaccgacaacgagctgagcgaagcttgtgctctgcggtacctgcataacgtacggtaaaatgatttcttcgtggaattccactagtaatcctcgaatagtggccaacaaagtgaaaaactgtttccactgctgcgcaatcaaccgacacaaaacaattttgacaccggcatattacaccgaatcttactgcccagaaaagctagcagttgaagtgtacggatgaatcgctggaagcagatcattgtcctcgttcgttggtttcatccatagtttcgattaaattccgaaaatcgagtccatttaaatgcatttctgcttaatttggacaaagtttaacactaatagaactattccaccgctttcaaaacatgtttatttgttttggggttccttggtaattagtccatagcaacttaaacagtgttgctcgagaagattatttttatcatttacagggggtcgctagatttgtggtaactgacggtgaatcgttagcgaacagttttaatgctgatttttcttcggagtgcttggtcgtgtcgtcgctctAACTCTGTATTTTATGCTCTCTGGTTTATTGATTTTGTTATTAAGATAAATGAATGAGAATTTTATACAATTACAATTCAGTACAATATTTGAGTGGCAATATATTTTCGGTTTTATagttaatacagattaatacagattttttattcaaagcaatacagattttctatgaaaatatctgacatCTCTGGGTATCACTCAAAGCTATAGTTTGCATGCAAGCTGGGTCTTCGTCGCCTGGGGCTGTTTTCTGCGGGCCCACAGGAATGAAAGAATACAGCCACCATCGATAAGTACCCACGTCATCTGGACAATCCCCATATAAGATGCATCACATAAGCGATTGCCGACCACCAACTGGAGACTGGATACCCCAGAGTTGAGGTGATCAGCATACGATAATGCGAACCAAATACAACAATGACATAAttcaagaaattattttacacgcagaaaaattctcacttcaatgctacgtgaaaacgtatgtgatttATATCCAGAGAAtttttcttgtaatacttatgtgaagtgtagatagcacagaatgaactcatgaactcttagtacacatttgtatcacgtaatacctacacacttaaaatttaatttgatttcggcgaaaaaaaatgctgaaaacgaacggcaaagcgatattttactgaaatttcggctaagatagttttttttttgaaattctcggtttattatttccgatttctTGGCAATTCACAATGTTATACCGATATTCGATTTTGTAAATTACCGTGTTTACCAGCAATGggtcgttttgccgaaatcagtaaattaaggtgaaatgtagcgtcataaaatgcgcgcaaaattttatccgcttcagttgaacgaaccgtcgcacaaagcgtaccaagaaaaacggacacatagaaacaagaacttttttcaatgattgagcgcagtgggtttacctctcgttaaattggcttgtaaaaagacTGGacataatggatttttgaatccttcacactttgaatatatgtaaTTCAATAGTTATTGTTGGTGATTACTCGtatactagagctataaatcatgagtaattatgaatgactaacatgaggttatatgtatatgtattgaataacttgctaaccatgtatatgcctgagcttagtagcaagcatggattcttcttcaaaagaacgattgaagacaagagaacattcaagtattttcgatatctttgccagtagttcaccacgcccttcccgccgatgaggtagaatttacgtaaaagtattcacttgactcgcatgagttcatcttaccatgcaattaaaattatttagtgaatttctcaagcacatatttggttaatgaacgataatacttggcttgtattcatttcattcagcagcttgtcaatgatgaagttatagttttgctataaaaactgctacaatctaaaataatacctgttataagatattacacagccaagatttattgcttcagcaacatcaatgcattgaactcaacagaattggacattattagtattataaatgaaagttacttagaaaataaacaatttcttacaatacccattttattgtattcaactcgtttttatttcaacacaaaacccaatgctgcataaattcgtgtcattaTTTGGTATGTAATTTTTGCCCACGGTATAATGCCAccatgcccaccgtgcatttctcacaccacctcaatacgaaacagcagcgcgcaagcaataaaaaaaatgcggaaaagtttatgtaaactttttcaaatttcggttgttttagctaatattttataattttgagttgcattttcagattctttgtgaaattctgctacaaatactacttttcagttctaaaatcatccccgtggaacggaacagtaaccgtttatacatttcaaaaaccaattacggctcgccaaagaaacatttcaaaattctaagaatacttagttgtgataaatttgatttcgaaaacttaagtgtttttggtttttcgaaaatcggtctagtttttgaataattgatcaaaaacgcgattttcgcattccgctacatttcaccttaattacATAAACTTACCGaaatctgatgaacttttagacAACCAAATTTCAGTGATTTATCAAGTAGCCATTTTTCTTCAGTGCAAAACTGAGTGATGTAAATAAGTGCAAATTAGTTGCAAATAAAATATAGCTATTAGTTCAACATCCAACataatgttgaaataaataaatcaataataaCGAGTTTGAACTGAACTGCttattttatatttcaaattttattgtaATTAATTACTTAAAACTTCGTTATTAGCTCACATGCTTGAACACCgataattttggtaatttgttTGCAAAAACGACGAAGACTAATGGTAATTTATAGTTTTCTCGAAACCGAAAGTCTCGGTAAAAGCAAGTTATCTGTCAAATAAAAATAACGAGAATTTCAGTGGTTTTAATGTAGCCGAGCACTCGGCTGATCAAATCTCGGCAAATTCtctaaagaatactagatcgtagaaaaaatcgcttggcgcgcaacgagttcttttgggtggagatttcacatgcatatttGATCCATGTAATTCGTcaattcgagccacgtgcttaatttgatttcaaaattattgcttgattgCTAGCCAAATGATGGcgaaatgcatatgactgttctagctATATAATCTGCAGAAGTTCTAATATCGTTTACCAGTAGATGGATTATGTGCAATGGAGACAGATGAATAATATGGAAAATTACTGAATGGATCAATGAAAAAATTGTGCTGTAGAGAAGATAATATCAAACTAAGAAATTtgcttgcattttgctttcaaatGCGCACATTATAAGCGACAATTTAATATCAATGTttaagatgattaccataatggattgagactggCATTTTATCTTTTATATTCGGTGAAGAATGCTTGAATTCGTAAGATCAAtgtcaaatttaaattcaagtgGAGTCTCTGCAACCAACTAAACTTGCACAGTATCtgcaaaatattaattttctAACTGCTTTAAAGCGTgccactttttggcaacttgaacgtacagaacaagttctgaatGAACTTTGCTCACTGCTGAACAAAgagctgcttcaaagtttgttccgtTGCGTCGGGTCAACATTCAAGTTTGGACAATTCTTTAAAAACGGGCTGTTTAGAATGCTATTCATTGTAAGCTGTTTAAGccaaattattttctttttacgAGATTTAGCTAGTTGGGCTAAACACAGATTGTAAATATAACATGCTCTTCCTAATGAGCAACTCTAGGAAAGAATGTCTGCAAcattgtgttatttttttcaatactaaATTCTGGTTGGTGAGCATTTTATCGATTTAAATACCGTGTAGCAAGAATCATATCTGAGAAAGAAGGATCTCTGTACAGTGCATTGATTCAAGGGATGAGATGATAATCCGTGCATTCGCACCATTTTTACATAGCAGTAATATTGCACATTTTAATTTATTAATGTTAGGTGATATTTCTTTTGCGGGCCAAATCGAAAGTTTATCGCATTCCATTTAATGTAGcttaagtaatcagtaaaataatgaaaagaaaTGTTAACCACATAGTCACTTGATGATTCTACCGTCCGAGaacaaaaatttgaacaaatgcatttgggcgagacgaagttcgacgggtcagctagaaagaaataaaattgatatggttcatttaaacagtaaacatagttaaatttttcaacaataaaatcagctggaacaaatcattttttcgtttgctaGATCAGAAATCAAACCAATATCATTGTTGATGATGAAGAGGGAAATTGGTtctaaacaatcatattctatctCGAAATTAACGTAAATCAAATTTAATAATCTACTGACTATTTCGTTATATTACTCAAGCTCCTTTTCTCTGCGTGTTAGATATAATTTCACTATCCggtatttttttaaagaaaacttCCAGTAAAAATCATAAATGACCAATTATTCagtaaattaatttattttcacgaaaataaacaaaatccaACCGAACGAGGCACACAAGTTTTTTTACTgtaaatatacataagtttttcacgATAAATCTTTACAATCGCCCAGTGCCGTGAATAAATACTAAAATTACTATTCTAATACCAATTGAGCTTCGTTAAGTTGGATGATCACTTTAAAGAACTAGAAAACTACGAAAatgcccacttgtacgcggcgggcagatttccccccagacggctggctatgtttgccagccatttttgccggaattctgccagagttccggcaaaagtctggcaacaatgcaacaaccgtttccggcagagaatttcgcctagcggttattaacggtttttTTCTGAcggatttttgccatacaaaattggcagaaccgttttgaatcggttctacattttaagcgtcttggttttatattttaaataaaagatacatatgaaaggcaataagttattgcccttcatatatactaatcatggaaaatgttattgccaataacattactttcgcactaccaaacatacccatatttcaatctcatttacctcgtctcaagattcgttttttttgtacgtacatgcgggattgacgaatatcaaatgaagtcgaataaaaaaaaagaaaaaagaaagaggagggaaataaacaagacacgtacggcgagataatgacgcaattccgcctggacaattttgacagctgccggaatgcagccagccttctgacggttgccagaattcctcacaagcgggtgtaAACAAAAGTTCGAATTACATCCAGTCACTTTCCAGTGTCTAGCACCCTTTAAATTTTCGATCAAACAATCCTAATGAATATAATGTTTACAGAACTATCCGTGCATGTTTTCTGCGTTCACAGAATTTTtagaaacttttgaaaaatcagtaaCAATTTCATTACCGAGCGGTCAGTtgttgaaaatttggtaaaaaagtaCTGAACtcggttaaattttttttagtattttagttCAGATTTTAGAAAGATTTCTTCATAGTAATTTTCTCGGTTGAGACTTGTGGATAGACTGTGGAAAGAGAAGCAATTTAAGCAcctttatctgtattatactgaTTTTTACTTGCGCATACCGATTTTATACAGAATACGATTCCGAAAATTGAGATAAGATTTATAGATTTATGAATTCCGTACCGTAGTTAGTAAATTTACGAAACATACTTCATCTAGAAATATAGGGGTTTTGGCTAAATGAGCCAGTTGGTGCATATTGTCGATTttaacatttctttacgtttcctcttaggctcgtcagtgcagaacagTTCCAATATTAAGCAGTTCTATTTGAGctgttctgcactgatgagtctaagacgaaacgttaagaaatgttagGAATTTATAACTTGAACCACATAAAATACTAATTTAAGATTTAAGTTAAtgaaaaattgaaacatttaCTACATTA comes from Malaya genurostris strain Urasoe2022 chromosome 3, Malgen_1.1, whole genome shotgun sequence and encodes:
- the LOC131435427 gene encoding uncharacterized protein LOC131435427 isoform X2; its protein translation is MARYREWDLQCKVYVGNLGSSASKHEIESAFGKYGPLRNVWVARNPPGFAFVEFEDKRDAEDAVRSLDGSRCCGTRIRVEMSSGRTRRDDRTRRPRRSYRLVCFFDAQVLQVVSQQTPQLPTVQLLLLLQLLAKQQLRLLVQSPTSAFQQLLHRSTTSLLLPLKTSTKHTCSQLQHHLLHFVLPT
- the LOC131435427 gene encoding RNA-binding protein 1 isoform X3 gives rise to the protein MARYREWDLQCKVYVGNLGSSASKHEIESAFGKYGPLRNVWVARNPPGFAFVEFEDKRDAEDAVRSLDGSRCCGTRIRVEMSSGRTRRDDRTRRPRRSYRSRSPRRSRSRSRSMSRDRERDRRSRSGSRDRR
- the LOC131435427 gene encoding serine/arginine-rich splicing factor 2 isoform X1: MARYREWDLQCKVYVGNLGSSASKHEIESAFGKYGPLRNVWVARNPPGFAFVEFEDKRDAEDAVRSLDGSRCCGTRIRVEMSSGRTRRDDRTRRPRRSYRASSSMKLHVSNFRHRTSSNQPSTSSSTIKPSATINSTTTTTAITTTKKITTITTTKKTSSASSIFSRLVCFFDAQVLQVVSQQTPQLPTVQLLLLLQLLAKQQLRLLVQSPTSAFQQLLHRSTTSLLLPLKTSTKHTCSQLQHHLLHFVLPT